A genomic window from Streptomyces mirabilis includes:
- a CDS encoding OFA family MFS transporter: MSPPVAPPGWSRWLVPPAALSVHLSIGQAYAWSVFKPPLESALGLSGTQSALPFQLGIVMLGLSAAFGGTLVERNGPRWAMTVALVCFSTGFLIASLGAATEQYWLIVFGYGFVGGIGLGIGYISPVSTLIKWFPDRPGMATGIAIMGFGGGALIASPWSAQMLKSFGSDSSGIALAFLVHGLSYAVFMTLGVLLVRVPRGDKPPVKAGPAPLDGVQVSANSAVRTPQFWCLWVVLCMNVTAGIGILEKAAPMITDFFANTSTPVSVSAAAGFVALLSAANMAGRIGWSSTSDLIGRKNIYRLYLGVGAIMYLLISQFGDSSKPLFIVCALVILSFYGGGFATIPAYLKDLFGTYQVGAIHGRLLTAWSTAGVLGPLIVNWIADRQKEAGKHGAQLYDTSFLIMIGLLVVGFVANELVRPVHARHHIPAPREAADDDSVQPQQSA, translated from the coding sequence ATGAGTCCCCCTGTCGCGCCACCCGGCTGGAGCCGCTGGCTCGTCCCGCCCGCCGCACTGTCCGTCCACCTCTCCATCGGCCAGGCGTACGCCTGGAGCGTCTTCAAGCCGCCGCTCGAATCCGCGCTCGGCCTCAGCGGGACCCAGAGCGCGCTGCCCTTCCAGCTCGGCATCGTCATGCTCGGACTGTCCGCCGCGTTCGGCGGCACCCTCGTCGAGCGCAACGGACCGCGCTGGGCGATGACCGTCGCCCTGGTCTGCTTCTCCACCGGCTTCCTGATCGCCTCGCTCGGCGCCGCCACCGAGCAGTACTGGCTGATCGTGTTCGGCTACGGCTTCGTGGGCGGGATCGGCCTCGGCATCGGCTACATCTCACCCGTGTCGACCCTGATCAAGTGGTTTCCGGATCGGCCCGGCATGGCCACCGGCATCGCGATCATGGGCTTCGGCGGCGGTGCGCTCATCGCCTCGCCGTGGTCCGCGCAGATGCTGAAGTCCTTCGGTTCCGACTCCTCCGGCATCGCGCTCGCCTTCCTCGTGCACGGGCTGTCGTACGCCGTCTTCATGACGCTCGGCGTCCTGCTGGTGCGGGTGCCGCGCGGCGACAAACCGCCGGTCAAGGCCGGACCCGCGCCGCTCGACGGGGTGCAGGTGTCCGCGAACAGCGCCGTGCGCACCCCGCAGTTCTGGTGCCTGTGGGTCGTGCTCTGCATGAACGTGACCGCGGGCATCGGCATCCTGGAGAAGGCCGCCCCGATGATCACGGACTTCTTCGCGAACACCTCGACGCCGGTGTCGGTCTCCGCCGCCGCGGGCTTCGTGGCGCTGCTCTCGGCCGCGAACATGGCGGGCCGGATCGGCTGGTCCTCCACGTCCGACCTGATCGGCCGCAAGAACATCTACCGCCTCTACCTCGGCGTGGGCGCGATCATGTATCTGCTGATATCGCAGTTCGGGGACTCCTCCAAGCCCCTGTTCATCGTCTGTGCCCTGGTGATCCTCTCCTTCTACGGCGGCGGCTTCGCGACGATTCCCGCCTACCTGAAGGACCTCTTCGGCACCTACCAGGTCGGCGCCATCCACGGCCGGCTGCTCACCGCCTGGTCCACGGCCGGCGTCCTCGGGCCGCTGATCGTCAACTGGATCGCGGACCGCCAGAAGGAGGCGGGCAAGCACGGTGCGCAGCTCTACGACACCTCGTTCCTGATCATGATCGGGCTGTTGGTCGTCGGGTTCGTCGCCAATGAGCTGGTGCGACCCGTCCATGCCCGCCACCACATCCCCGCCCCGAGGGAGGCCGCCGATGACGACTCCGTCCAGCCCCAGCAGTCCGCCTGA
- a CDS encoding beta-ketoacyl-ACP synthase III, whose protein sequence is MNGSRIAAVGHYQPAKVLTNEDLAGLVDTSDEWITSRVGIRTRHIAGPDEPVDELAAHAAAKALAAAGLTAGDIDLVLVATSTAIDRSPNMAARVAARLGVPSPAAMDVNVVCAGFTHALATADHAVRAGAATRALVIGADKMSEVTDWSDRTTCVLVGDGAGAAVVEAAAPGTEPGIGPVLWGSVPEMGHAVRIEGTPPRFAQEGQSVYRWATTRLPAIARQACERAGLSPEELAAVVLHQANLRIIEPLAAKIGAVNAVVARDVVDSGNTSAASIPLAFSKLVERGEISTGDPVLLFGFGGNLSYAGQVVRCP, encoded by the coding sequence ATGAACGGCTCACGCATCGCGGCCGTCGGCCACTACCAGCCCGCCAAGGTACTCACCAACGAGGACCTGGCGGGCCTGGTCGACACCAGTGACGAGTGGATCACGAGCCGGGTGGGCATCCGCACGCGCCACATCGCCGGTCCCGACGAGCCCGTCGACGAGCTGGCCGCGCACGCCGCGGCCAAGGCGCTCGCGGCGGCCGGTCTGACCGCGGGCGACATCGACCTGGTACTGGTCGCGACCTCCACGGCCATCGACCGCTCCCCGAACATGGCCGCCAGGGTCGCCGCCCGACTCGGCGTGCCCTCCCCGGCCGCGATGGACGTCAACGTGGTCTGCGCGGGCTTCACGCACGCGCTCGCCACCGCCGACCACGCCGTGCGCGCGGGGGCGGCGACCCGCGCCCTCGTCATCGGCGCGGACAAGATGTCGGAGGTCACGGACTGGAGCGACCGTACGACCTGTGTCCTGGTCGGGGACGGGGCGGGGGCCGCGGTGGTCGAGGCCGCCGCTCCCGGCACCGAGCCCGGCATCGGGCCGGTGCTGTGGGGATCGGTGCCCGAGATGGGGCACGCCGTACGCATCGAGGGCACGCCCCCGCGGTTCGCGCAGGAGGGGCAGAGCGTCTACCGCTGGGCGACGACACGGCTCCCGGCGATCGCCCGGCAGGCCTGCGAGCGGGCCGGGCTCTCGCCCGAGGAGCTCGCCGCGGTCGTCCTGCACCAGGCGAACCTGCGCATCATCGAACCCCTCGCCGCGAAGATCGGCGCCGTGAACGCCGTCGTCGCGCGCGACGTCGTCGACTCCGGGAACACCTCCGCCGCCAGCATCCCGCTCGCCTTCTCCAAGCTCGTCGAACGCGGCGAGATCAGCACCGGCGACCCGGTGCTCCTCTTCGGCTTCGGCGGCAACCTCTCGTACGCGGGACAGGTCGTCCGCTGCCCCTGA
- a CDS encoding molybdopterin oxidoreductase family protein: protein MRKRESKIYARLTHPLVRDARDEPFRRADWDEALTRAAAGLSAARGAFGLFSCARATNEMNYVAQKFARVVMGTNNVDSCNRTCHAPSVAGLSAAFGSGGGTSSYDEVEETDLIVMWGSNARFAHPIFFQHVLKGIRNGARMYAVDPRRTSTAEWAESWLGLNVGTDIPMAHAIGREIIHAGLANHAFIERATSGFEEYKALVEPWTLSLAEKVTGVPAAAIRQLAHAYARAERAQLCWTLGITEHHNGTDNVRALINLSLLTGHVGRHGSGLQPLRGQNNVQGGGDMGAIPNRLPGFQDILDPEARLKFESAWDTVIQPHHGLNLTEMFEAMEEGTLKAVYCIGENPAQSEADSEQAVRRLGALDFLVVQDIFLTKTAQLADVVLPATAGWAETEGTTTNSERRVQRVRAAVTPPGEARGDIDILCDLAARLGHDWKYADAEAVWNELRSVSPDHYGMTYERLAEHQGIQWPCPDIGRLEPTYLHGRLWASDPAERGRLAPFGIVQHDPPVDLTDEEYPIRLTTGRRLDSYNTGVQSGGFASPLRRGEYVELCPEDAEHYGVVVGEEVQVSSRRGSVVAPVWIDTALRPGLAFMTMHFPDEVDTNQLTIEANCPIAGTAEFKASAIRIEKLPVTTQVR from the coding sequence ATGAGGAAACGTGAATCGAAGATCTACGCCCGGCTCACGCACCCCCTGGTCCGTGACGCGCGCGACGAGCCCTTCCGGCGGGCCGACTGGGACGAGGCCCTGACCCGGGCGGCGGCGGGACTGAGTGCCGCCCGCGGCGCCTTCGGCCTGTTCTCCTGCGCCCGCGCGACCAACGAGATGAACTACGTGGCCCAGAAGTTCGCCCGGGTCGTGATGGGCACGAACAACGTCGACTCCTGCAACCGCACCTGCCACGCCCCGAGCGTCGCGGGCCTGAGCGCCGCCTTCGGTTCCGGCGGCGGCACCTCCTCGTACGATGAGGTCGAGGAGACCGACCTCATCGTGATGTGGGGCTCCAACGCCCGGTTCGCACACCCGATCTTCTTCCAGCACGTGCTGAAGGGGATCAGGAACGGCGCCCGGATGTACGCGGTCGACCCGCGCCGTACGTCCACGGCCGAGTGGGCGGAGAGCTGGCTCGGTCTGAACGTCGGCACCGACATCCCGATGGCGCACGCGATCGGCCGCGAGATCATCCACGCGGGCCTCGCCAACCACGCCTTCATCGAGCGGGCCACCAGCGGCTTCGAGGAGTACAAGGCGCTCGTCGAGCCCTGGACGCTGTCGCTCGCCGAGAAGGTGACGGGCGTACCGGCGGCGGCGATACGGCAGTTGGCGCACGCGTACGCACGGGCCGAGCGCGCCCAGCTGTGCTGGACCCTCGGCATCACGGAGCACCACAACGGCACCGACAACGTCCGCGCGCTGATCAACCTGTCCCTGCTGACCGGGCACGTGGGCCGCCACGGCTCCGGGCTCCAGCCCCTGCGCGGGCAGAACAACGTGCAGGGCGGCGGCGACATGGGCGCCATCCCCAACCGCCTCCCCGGCTTCCAGGACATCCTCGACCCCGAGGCGCGGCTGAAGTTCGAGTCCGCCTGGGACACCGTCATCCAGCCGCACCACGGGCTGAACCTGACGGAGATGTTCGAGGCCATGGAGGAGGGCACGCTCAAGGCCGTCTACTGCATCGGTGAGAACCCGGCGCAGTCGGAGGCCGACAGCGAACAGGCGGTACGGCGGCTCGGTGCCCTCGACTTCCTCGTCGTGCAGGACATCTTCCTCACGAAGACGGCCCAGTTGGCGGATGTCGTGCTGCCCGCGACCGCCGGGTGGGCGGAGACGGAGGGCACCACCACCAACAGCGAGCGGCGTGTGCAGCGGGTGCGCGCGGCGGTGACGCCGCCCGGTGAGGCCCGCGGGGACATCGACATCCTCTGCGACCTCGCCGCGCGCCTCGGGCACGACTGGAAGTACGCCGACGCCGAGGCCGTCTGGAACGAGCTGCGGTCGGTGTCGCCGGACCACTACGGGATGACGTACGAACGTCTGGCGGAGCACCAGGGCATCCAGTGGCCCTGCCCCGACATCGGGCGGCTCGAACCCACCTATCTGCACGGCCGGTTGTGGGCCTCGGACCCCGCCGAGCGCGGCCGGCTCGCGCCGTTCGGGATCGTCCAGCACGACCCGCCCGTGGATCTGACGGACGAGGAGTATCCGATCCGGCTCACCACCGGGCGGCGGCTCGACTCGTACAACACCGGGGTGCAGAGCGGCGGTTTCGCCTCGCCGCTGCGGCGCGGAGAGTATGTCGAGCTCTGTCCGGAGGACGCCGAGCACTACGGGGTCGTGGTGGGCGAGGAGGTCCAGGTCTCCTCGCGCCGGGGATCCGTCGTGGCACCGGTGTGGATCGACACCGCGCTGCGGCCCGGCCTTGCGTTCATGACCATGCACTTTCCCGACGAGGTGGACACCAACCAGCTGACGATCGAGGCGAACTGCCCGATCGCGGGGACGGCGGAGTTCAAGGCGTCGGCCATCCGGATCGAGAAGCTGCCGGTCACGACTCAAGTGAGGTGA
- a CDS encoding MFS transporter small subunit, translated as MTTPSSPSSPPDRRPLIAFAWLWVGAPLCYGLYELVLKAKQLFTG; from the coding sequence ATGACGACTCCGTCCAGCCCCAGCAGTCCGCCTGACCGCCGTCCGCTGATCGCCTTCGCCTGGCTGTGGGTGGGGGCGCCGCTCTGCTACGGCCTGTACGAGCTCGTCCTGAAGGCCAAGCAGCTGTTCACGGGGTAA
- a CDS encoding NAD(P)H-dependent oxidoreductase subunit E yields MDLHFGDSKPTDEERAAIDGLLGPPESSWEGAARDETGAADLRWARGGREARERRDLLLPGLHAVNDRIGWISEGALDYLCRRLTVPPAEAYGVATFYAMFSVKPRPATVLHVCTDLACAAAGAAELCAGVEARLGPGSGVGVERGPCLGLCERAPAVLAVRAGDPVRTAVSAPTTVARAAETASAPGSAPEEPPPAFAVPQAGDPSLVLLSRVGVVDPASLDDYRAHGGYAALRRAFALGPAGVIREVTDAGLVGRGGAAFPTGRKWQATASQPDRPHYLVCNADESEPGTFKDRVVMEGDPYALVEAMTIAAYAVGAHKGYLYLRGEYPRALRRMEHAIGQARARGLLGEDVLGQGYAFDIEIRRGAGAYICGEETALFNSIEGYRGEPRSKPPFPVEKGLFGKPTAENNVETLVNVLPILTRGAEAYAAIGTPGSTGPKLYCVSGSVDRPGIYELPFGATLGELLESAGVREGLRAVLLGGAAGGFVRPDELDIPLTFEGTRAAGTTLGSGVVMAFDDTVPLPRLLLRIAEFFRDESCGQCVPCRVGTVRQEEALHRIAERRGAAAADDVALLREVGRAMRDASICGLGQTAWNAVESAIDRLGAYE; encoded by the coding sequence GTGGATCTGCACTTCGGTGACAGCAAGCCGACGGACGAGGAGCGCGCGGCGATCGACGGGCTGCTCGGTCCTCCGGAGTCCTCGTGGGAGGGCGCCGCGCGCGATGAGACGGGGGCCGCCGACCTCAGGTGGGCGCGCGGCGGCCGGGAGGCGCGCGAACGCCGCGACCTGCTGTTGCCGGGGCTGCACGCCGTCAACGACCGGATCGGCTGGATCAGCGAGGGCGCGCTCGACTACCTGTGCCGCCGGCTGACCGTGCCGCCGGCTGAGGCGTACGGGGTCGCGACCTTCTACGCGATGTTCTCGGTGAAACCGCGCCCCGCGACCGTGCTGCACGTGTGCACGGACCTCGCGTGCGCGGCGGCGGGCGCGGCGGAGCTGTGCGCCGGGGTCGAGGCCCGCCTCGGGCCCGGCAGCGGCGTCGGCGTCGAGCGCGGCCCCTGCCTGGGGTTGTGCGAGCGCGCTCCGGCGGTCCTCGCGGTCAGGGCGGGCGATCCGGTGCGTACGGCCGTGTCGGCGCCCACCACCGTCGCGCGGGCGGCGGAGACGGCGAGCGCCCCCGGCTCGGCGCCCGAGGAGCCGCCCCCGGCCTTCGCGGTGCCCCAGGCGGGCGATCCCTCCCTCGTGCTGCTGAGCCGTGTCGGTGTGGTCGACCCCGCCTCGCTCGACGACTACCGGGCACACGGCGGGTACGCCGCGCTGCGGCGGGCCTTCGCACTCGGGCCGGCCGGGGTCATCCGCGAGGTCACCGACGCGGGCCTGGTCGGGCGCGGCGGCGCCGCCTTCCCCACCGGCCGCAAATGGCAGGCCACGGCGTCCCAGCCCGACCGTCCGCACTACCTGGTGTGCAACGCCGACGAGTCCGAGCCGGGCACCTTCAAGGACCGGGTCGTCATGGAGGGCGACCCGTACGCCCTCGTCGAGGCGATGACCATCGCGGCGTACGCCGTGGGGGCGCACAAGGGATACCTCTATCTGCGCGGCGAGTACCCGCGCGCCCTGCGCCGCATGGAGCACGCCATCGGGCAGGCACGCGCGCGTGGCCTGCTCGGCGAGGACGTCCTCGGCCAGGGGTACGCCTTCGACATCGAGATCCGGCGCGGCGCGGGCGCGTACATCTGCGGCGAGGAGACCGCCCTGTTCAACTCGATCGAGGGGTACAGAGGAGAGCCGCGTTCCAAACCGCCCTTCCCTGTGGAGAAGGGTTTGTTCGGCAAACCCACTGCCGAGAACAACGTCGAGACCCTGGTGAACGTCCTGCCGATCCTGACGCGGGGGGCCGAGGCGTACGCGGCGATCGGCACCCCGGGCTCCACCGGCCCGAAGCTGTACTGCGTGTCGGGCAGCGTGGACCGGCCCGGAATCTACGAACTGCCGTTCGGGGCGACGCTGGGCGAGCTGCTGGAGTCGGCGGGCGTGCGCGAGGGGCTGCGCGCGGTGCTGCTCGGCGGCGCGGCGGGCGGCTTCGTACGGCCCGACGAACTCGACATCCCGCTCACCTTCGAGGGGACCCGGGCGGCGGGCACGACCCTCGGCTCGGGTGTGGTCATGGCCTTCGACGACACCGTCCCGCTCCCCCGCCTCCTGCTGCGCATCGCCGAGTTCTTCCGCGACGAGTCGTGCGGGCAGTGCGTGCCGTGCCGGGTCGGGACCGTACGGCAGGAGGAGGCGCTGCACCGGATCGCCGAGCGCAGGGGCGCCGCGGCGGCCGACGACGTCGCCCTGCTCAGGGAGGTCGGCCGCGCGATGCGGGACGCCTCGATCTGCGGTCTCGGGCAGACCGCGTGGAACGCCGTGGAATCCGCGATCGACCGCTTGGGGGCCTACGAATGA
- a CDS encoding sugar ABC transporter ATP-binding protein has translation MAPEPPLLTMSGITKSFPGVRALDGVDLDVQAGEVHCLLGQNGAGKSTLIKVLAGAHQPDGGTIGWRGEPVTLRSPIAAMRLGIATIYQELDLVEGLSVAENVHLGHEPTAAGFVVRGKAAKASTAQLLRRLGHPEIDPARLVGELSAAQQQIVSMARALSHDVRLIVMDEPSAALDPDEVDNLFRIVGDLTADGVAVVYISHRLEEIRRIGDRVTVLKDGRAVAGGLPAKSTPTREVVALMTGRNVEYVFPERPTRGPSSEPVLRVQGLARAGEFEPLDLELRPGEIVGLAGLVGSGRSEILETIYGARKPTAGRVSVDGRPLRTGSVRAAVRAGLGLAPEERKAQALLMLESVTRNVSVSSMSRFSRGGWIDRSAERGAARAATRELSLRPDNPSVPIRTLSGGNQQKAVLARWLLRGCRVLLLDEPTRGVDVGARAELYAVIRRLADEGLAVLLVSSEVPEVLGLADRVLVLREGHVVHTAPARELDEHRVLDLVMEGSPAS, from the coding sequence ATGGCACCAGAACCACCGCTCCTCACCATGTCCGGCATCACCAAGTCGTTCCCCGGAGTCCGGGCCCTCGACGGCGTCGACCTCGACGTCCAGGCCGGCGAGGTCCACTGTCTGCTCGGCCAGAACGGGGCCGGGAAGTCCACCCTCATCAAGGTCCTGGCCGGCGCCCACCAGCCCGACGGCGGCACCATCGGCTGGCGCGGCGAACCCGTCACGCTCCGCTCCCCGATCGCCGCCATGCGCCTCGGGATCGCCACCATCTACCAGGAACTGGACCTGGTGGAGGGCCTGTCGGTGGCCGAGAACGTCCACCTCGGCCATGAACCCACCGCCGCCGGTTTCGTCGTACGGGGAAAGGCGGCCAAGGCGTCAACGGCGCAATTGCTACGCCGACTCGGCCACCCGGAGATCGATCCGGCGCGCCTCGTCGGTGAGCTGTCGGCCGCCCAGCAGCAGATCGTCTCCATGGCGCGGGCCCTCTCCCACGACGTACGCCTCATCGTCATGGACGAACCGTCCGCCGCCCTCGACCCCGACGAGGTCGACAACCTCTTCCGTATCGTCGGCGACCTCACCGCGGACGGTGTCGCCGTCGTCTACATCTCGCACCGGCTGGAGGAGATCCGCCGCATCGGCGACCGGGTGACCGTACTGAAGGACGGCCGCGCGGTGGCGGGTGGACTGCCCGCGAAGTCCACCCCGACGCGCGAGGTGGTGGCGCTGATGACGGGCCGCAACGTCGAGTACGTCTTCCCCGAACGGCCCACGCGAGGACCCTCGTCCGAGCCGGTGCTCAGGGTCCAAGGACTGGCACGCGCGGGCGAGTTCGAGCCCCTCGACCTCGAACTGCGCCCCGGTGAGATCGTCGGCCTGGCCGGTCTCGTCGGCTCCGGGCGCTCCGAGATCCTGGAGACGATCTACGGGGCCCGCAAGCCGACGGCCGGTCGAGTCAGTGTGGATGGCCGGCCGCTGCGGACCGGCAGCGTACGCGCCGCCGTCCGCGCCGGACTCGGACTCGCCCCCGAAGAGCGCAAGGCGCAGGCCCTGCTGATGCTGGAGTCCGTCACCCGCAATGTTTCCGTGTCCTCCATGTCCCGTTTCTCACGCGGGGGTTGGATCGACCGGAGCGCCGAGCGAGGCGCCGCCCGCGCAGCGACCCGCGAACTGTCGCTGCGCCCCGACAACCCGTCCGTCCCGATCCGGACGCTGTCCGGCGGCAACCAGCAGAAGGCCGTCCTGGCCCGCTGGCTGCTGCGCGGCTGCCGCGTCCTGTTGCTCGACGAACCCACCCGCGGTGTCGACGTCGGCGCCCGCGCCGAGCTGTACGCGGTCATCCGGCGCCTCGCCGACGAAGGCCTCGCCGTCCTGCTCGTGTCGAGCGAGGTGCCCGAGGTGCTGGGACTCGCCGACCGCGTGCTGGTGCTCAGGGAGGGCCACGTCGTGCACACGGCGCCCGCCCGGGAGCTCGACGAACACCGCGTACTCGACCTTGTCATGGAAGGAAGCCCGGCCTCATGA
- a CDS encoding 2-dehydropantoate 2-reductase gives MKVAVLGAGAIGAYVGAALHRAGADVHLIARGPHLAAMRQHGVQVLSPRGDFTARAHATDDPAEVGPVDYVLLGLKANSYAACGPLIEPLLHDTTAVIAAQNGIPWWYFHRHGGPHDGHRVESVDPNGAVSAVLAPERAIGCVVYAATQLEGPGVVRHLEGTRFSVGEPDRTLSRRCGAFSEAMTAGGLKCPVERDLRNDIWLKLLGNISFNPISALARATMRQMCLHGGTRKVIEIMMTETLAVAEALGCEVGVSIERRLAGAERVGDHRTSTLQDLERGKPLELDVLLAAVVELADITGVEVPTLRTVHAISDLLALRSAA, from the coding sequence GTGAAAGTCGCCGTTCTCGGCGCCGGTGCGATCGGCGCCTACGTCGGCGCCGCGCTGCACCGCGCCGGCGCCGATGTGCACCTCATCGCCCGTGGACCGCATCTCGCGGCCATGAGGCAGCACGGAGTCCAAGTCCTCAGCCCGCGTGGCGACTTCACCGCGCGCGCCCATGCCACCGACGACCCGGCCGAGGTCGGCCCGGTCGACTACGTCCTGCTCGGCCTGAAGGCCAACTCGTACGCGGCGTGCGGGCCGCTGATCGAGCCTTTGCTGCACGACACCACGGCGGTGATCGCCGCCCAGAACGGCATCCCCTGGTGGTACTTCCACCGGCACGGCGGCCCGCACGACGGCCACCGTGTGGAGAGCGTGGACCCGAACGGCGCGGTCAGCGCGGTGCTCGCGCCCGAACGGGCCATCGGGTGTGTCGTCTACGCCGCGACCCAGCTGGAAGGACCGGGTGTCGTACGGCACTTGGAAGGCACCCGGTTCTCCGTCGGCGAGCCCGACCGCACCCTCTCCCGGCGGTGCGGGGCGTTCAGCGAGGCCATGACGGCCGGCGGTCTCAAGTGCCCGGTCGAACGGGATCTGCGCAACGACATCTGGCTCAAGCTGCTCGGCAACATCTCCTTCAACCCGATCAGCGCGCTGGCCCGCGCGACGATGCGGCAGATGTGCCTGCACGGCGGCACCCGCAAGGTCATCGAGATCATGATGACCGAGACGCTCGCGGTCGCCGAGGCACTCGGCTGCGAGGTGGGCGTCTCCATCGAACGGCGGTTGGCCGGCGCCGAGCGCGTCGGCGACCACCGCACCTCCACTCTCCAGGACCTGGAGCGCGGCAAGCCGCTCGAACTGGACGTACTGCTGGCGGCGGTCGTCGAGCTGGCGGACATCACCGGCGTCGAGGTGCCCACCCTGCGCACCGTCCACGCCATCTCGGACCTGCTCGCGCTGAGGAGCGCCGCATGA
- a CDS encoding ROK family transcriptional regulator has translation MTARPANAHQARLLRLLRDGGPNSRAQLGDQIDLSRSKLAVEVERLLETGLVVADGLAASRGGRRSHNIRLAPALRFLGVDIGATSIDVAVTNAELEVLGHINQPMDVREGPVAVFEQVLSMAAKLRSSGLAEEFDGAGIGVPGPVRFPEGVPVAPPIMPGWDGFPVREALSQDLGCPVMVDNDVNLMAMGEQHAGVARSVGDFLCVKIGTGIGCGIVVGGEVYRGTTGSAGDIGHIQAVPDGRPCACGNRGCLEAHFSGAALARDATEAAQQGLSAELAARLEAAGTLSAVDVAAAAAAGDATALGLIREGGNRTGQVIAGLVSFFNPGLVVIGGGVTGLGHTLLAAIRTQVYRQSLPLATGNLPIVLGELGPTAGVIGAARLISDHLFSPA, from the coding sequence ATGACGGCACGACCCGCGAACGCGCACCAGGCGCGACTGTTGCGCCTGCTGCGCGACGGCGGCCCCAACTCCCGGGCCCAGCTCGGCGACCAGATCGACCTCTCCCGGTCGAAACTGGCCGTCGAGGTGGAACGGCTCCTGGAGACCGGGCTCGTGGTCGCCGACGGCCTCGCCGCATCCCGCGGCGGCCGCCGCTCCCACAACATCCGGCTCGCCCCAGCGCTGCGCTTCCTCGGCGTCGACATCGGGGCCACCTCGATCGACGTGGCCGTCACCAACGCGGAACTGGAGGTCCTCGGGCACATCAACCAGCCCATGGACGTCCGCGAGGGGCCGGTCGCCGTCTTCGAGCAAGTCCTGTCCATGGCCGCCAAGTTGAGGTCGTCGGGGCTCGCGGAGGAATTCGACGGCGCAGGGATCGGCGTCCCGGGTCCGGTCCGCTTCCCCGAGGGCGTTCCGGTCGCACCGCCGATCATGCCCGGCTGGGACGGCTTCCCGGTCCGCGAGGCGCTCAGCCAGGACCTGGGCTGCCCCGTCATGGTCGACAACGACGTGAACCTGATGGCGATGGGGGAGCAGCACGCGGGCGTCGCACGCTCCGTGGGCGACTTCCTCTGCGTCAAGATCGGCACCGGCATCGGCTGCGGCATCGTCGTCGGCGGTGAGGTCTACCGCGGTACGACGGGCAGCGCCGGCGACATCGGTCACATCCAGGCCGTGCCCGACGGGCGTCCGTGCGCCTGCGGCAACCGGGGCTGCCTGGAGGCCCACTTCAGCGGGGCCGCGCTCGCCCGGGACGCCACGGAGGCCGCCCAGCAGGGGCTTTCGGCGGAGCTCGCCGCACGGCTGGAGGCGGCGGGAACGCTGAGCGCCGTCGACGTCGCCGCCGCGGCCGCCGCGGGCGACGCCACCGCCCTCGGGCTGATCCGCGAGGGCGGCAACCGCACGGGGCAGGTCATCGCCGGCCTCGTCTCGTTCTTCAACCCCGGCCTGGTGGTGATCGGCGGCGGCGTCACCGGCCTCGGCCACACACTGCTCGCCGCGATCCGCACCCAGGTGTACCGCCAGTCGCTGCCGCTGGCGACCGGCAACCTACCCATCGTGCTCGGGGAGTTGGGGCCGACCGCCGGGGTCATCGGCGCGGCCCGTCTCATCAGCGACCACCTGTTCTCGCCCGCGTAA
- a CDS encoding GntR family transcriptional regulator, with protein sequence MLSTGLPPGAVPKLERPGPLRDRVYEALLELITTRALQPGQHLVESELAGHLGVSRQPVREALQRLNTEGWVDLRPAQGAFVHEPTEEEADQLLTVRTLLEAEAARLAAANAGTAGITALEELCAEGERAVADDDVDGAVAMNARFHAKVMELAGNAVLAELAAQVDRRVRWYYTPVARQRGHQSWIEHRDLIAAIAARDEPRATQVMRAHTEHTRKTYHEREK encoded by the coding sequence ATGTTGTCGACAGGACTGCCGCCGGGGGCGGTGCCCAAGCTCGAACGGCCAGGCCCGCTGCGCGACCGTGTCTACGAGGCGCTGCTCGAACTCATCACGACCCGCGCCCTCCAGCCGGGCCAGCACCTGGTCGAGAGCGAGCTCGCCGGGCATCTCGGCGTCTCCCGGCAGCCGGTCCGCGAGGCGCTCCAGCGGCTGAACACGGAGGGGTGGGTCGATCTTCGGCCCGCCCAGGGCGCCTTCGTGCACGAGCCGACCGAGGAGGAGGCCGACCAGCTCCTCACGGTCCGTACGCTGCTGGAGGCCGAGGCCGCCCGGCTCGCCGCCGCCAACGCGGGCACCGCCGGCATCACCGCGCTCGAGGAGCTGTGCGCCGAGGGTGAGCGCGCGGTCGCCGACGACGACGTGGACGGCGCGGTCGCGATGAACGCCCGCTTCCACGCGAAGGTCATGGAGCTCGCAGGCAACGCGGTCCTCGCCGAGCTGGCCGCCCAGGTCGACCGCCGGGTCCGCTGGTACTACACCCCGGTCGCCCGGCAGCGCGGCCACCAGTCCTGGATCGAGCACCGCGACCTCATCGCGGCCATCGCAGCCCGCGACGAACCCCGCGCCACCCAGGTCATGCGCGCCCACACGGAGCACACGCGCAAGACGTACCACGAGCGCGAGAAGTAA